From Chryseobacterium gallinarum, one genomic window encodes:
- a CDS encoding DDE-type integrase/transposase/recombinase, with amino-acid sequence MNLQPTDILIRQSGSNESIWLSERLIAEICGLEDSYLKVARIRYKKTVRPCDLAKAKDFMPDSGKSWRWAKVSGHFYYCLNNIPNKAPKHYRNMFGDGEALLDAYKTVCQSKEETTLERRFKKHLKLVSPQYSEFYKDVNDIQRAALSKACAVLDFILDEKDDYPGTANKLYKDLSPVLSEMDLQYIPHNYLKLKEKITILETTDQAIVDIIRLPRAGNNNAEIYNDPEVFSWVMQMYADDSTFSQEHIIRKVTQMCELTLKKAPSRRWYGQTIFEQSKTQFLTGLKRFGASSRKSYIHRSYIPTQNALYAGDCWEMDATRVNMISHEGEITVIDKNGNSKTKKVEKYIIVVAVRDVHSGDILGYSFDYEENHFVYTEAMKMAVQNAGYLPFEWITDRFPGHNTPQMTDLFERMKGQGVKISFTSKANDKAKMERWFRTLQSVFFMDSKYFYGEGIQSRAKYAHRSAEYLKRIKKEAKKQGWNLEKSIEEASVHIEKYRVTPYSQYSRKHSKVHQSPSELHDHSEKPHVTFLSGATISKLFDARKKITLGNNGQITTEIVGVEFTYMISPAYYDIIKNYHGKRIVMTYDINDLSIVFLWAETNNLLVSLCEAELFEKPITKGPNKDLSAVGKAKARAQQIAELRDQELASMIGEDSQLMGQYTEKQISNAFEDNYLNEGYTIPLKKASGDDYSPEDIEDAILKNTSLNY; translated from the coding sequence ATGAACCTTCAACCTACAGACATATTAATACGACAATCAGGCAGTAATGAAAGCATTTGGCTTTCAGAACGCTTGATTGCTGAAATTTGCGGGTTGGAGGACAGTTATTTGAAAGTTGCAAGAATCCGCTATAAAAAAACGGTTCGGCCTTGTGACCTTGCTAAAGCTAAAGACTTCATGCCGGATTCTGGCAAGTCATGGCGTTGGGCAAAGGTTTCCGGGCATTTCTATTACTGTCTTAATAATATTCCAAACAAAGCCCCCAAACATTACAGAAATATGTTTGGTGACGGTGAGGCATTACTTGATGCCTATAAAACAGTTTGTCAGTCAAAAGAGGAAACAACCTTAGAACGAAGGTTTAAAAAGCATTTAAAGCTTGTTTCTCCCCAATATTCTGAGTTTTACAAAGATGTTAATGATATTCAGAGAGCTGCTTTATCAAAGGCATGTGCTGTTTTAGATTTCATTCTGGACGAAAAAGATGACTATCCGGGAACTGCTAACAAATTATATAAGGATTTAAGCCCGGTTCTGTCGGAAATGGACCTTCAATATATTCCACATAACTATTTAAAGTTAAAGGAAAAAATAACCATTCTTGAAACAACAGATCAGGCCATTGTAGATATTATTCGCTTACCTCGTGCAGGTAATAATAATGCTGAAATTTACAATGATCCTGAAGTATTCAGCTGGGTTATGCAGATGTATGCTGATGATAGTACGTTCTCACAGGAACATATCATCAGAAAAGTTACTCAAATGTGTGAATTAACGCTTAAAAAAGCTCCTTCACGTCGTTGGTATGGACAAACAATATTTGAACAGTCCAAAACACAGTTTTTAACAGGTTTAAAAAGGTTCGGAGCAAGCAGCAGAAAATCATACATACACCGCTCATACATCCCTACTCAAAACGCTCTATATGCTGGGGATTGTTGGGAAATGGATGCTACAAGAGTAAATATGATTTCTCATGAAGGTGAGATCACCGTGATTGACAAAAACGGGAACTCAAAAACTAAAAAAGTTGAAAAGTACATTATAGTTGTTGCTGTCCGGGATGTACATTCAGGCGATATCCTGGGATACTCCTTTGATTACGAAGAAAATCATTTTGTATATACTGAAGCTATGAAAATGGCTGTTCAAAATGCAGGTTATCTACCTTTTGAATGGATAACTGACCGTTTTCCAGGACATAACACTCCACAAATGACAGATCTTTTTGAAAGAATGAAGGGACAGGGAGTAAAAATATCATTTACCTCAAAAGCGAATGATAAAGCAAAAATGGAAAGATGGTTCAGAACCCTGCAATCTGTATTCTTTATGGATTCTAAATACTTCTATGGTGAAGGAATCCAATCAAGAGCAAAATATGCTCACAGATCTGCTGAGTATCTTAAAAGAATTAAAAAAGAGGCTAAAAAACAAGGGTGGAATTTAGAAAAAAGCATTGAAGAAGCCTCTGTACATATAGAAAAATACAGGGTTACACCTTATTCTCAGTATTCAAGAAAACACTCAAAAGTACATCAGTCACCTTCTGAACTGCATGATCATAGTGAAAAACCACATGTTACATTCCTTTCAGGTGCTACTATATCAAAATTATTCGATGCTCGTAAAAAAATAACATTAGGCAACAATGGGCAGATCACCACTGAAATTGTGGGAGTTGAATTTACCTATATGATCAGCCCTGCATATTATGATATTATTAAGAATTACCATGGTAAAAGGATCGTAATGACTTATGATATTAATGATCTTTCAATTGTTTTCTTATGGGCCGAAACTAATAACCTATTAGTATCACTGTGTGAAGCCGAATTATTTGAAAAACCGATTACAAAAGGACCGAACAAAGACCTTTCAGCAGTTGGAAAAGCAAAAGCAAGAGCTCAACAGATTGCTGAATTGAGAGATCAGGAATTAGCGTCTATGATTGGTGAAGATTCTCAACTGATGGGCCAGTACACTGAAAAGCAAATTTCAAATGCGTTTGAGGATAACTACCTGAATGAAGGTTACACAATTCCTCTTAAAAAAGCTTCAGGAGATGACTACTCTCCTGAAGATATCGAGGACGCAATTTTAAAAAATACGTCTCTAAATTATTAA
- a CDS encoding XRE family transcriptional regulator, translating into MLKIKEIRESKNITQDEMVLRTGIPKRSYVDYENGKSDIQLSKLQKIATALNVTVGYLIGETKSENLVIIENDNNNDNLFDNKPKVKSKLSIDGEVIGINEYNSEYIEVMRKLKFADSISITDHGAPFYELPVSAGRVHELIDMQERPTGYINLPGINCDAFFPITGASFEPFIRAGDIIGINFIDKWENLDPDCIYLIITYDQRMIKRLMNHPTDSTLLICVSPNYKEFNIDKFTIRYIHKVTFCGRSI; encoded by the coding sequence ATGCTGAAAATCAAAGAGATACGAGAGAGCAAAAATATTACACAAGACGAAATGGTTTTACGGACAGGAATTCCAAAGCGTTCTTATGTAGATTATGAGAATGGGAAAAGTGATATCCAACTCAGTAAGTTGCAAAAAATCGCAACAGCATTAAACGTAACTGTAGGTTATTTAATAGGAGAAACTAAAAGTGAAAATTTAGTTATCATTGAAAACGATAACAATAATGATAACCTTTTTGATAATAAACCAAAAGTAAAAAGTAAGTTATCAATCGATGGAGAAGTTATCGGAATTAATGAATACAATAGCGAATATATTGAGGTGATGCGAAAGCTCAAATTTGCAGACAGTATTAGTATTACAGATCACGGAGCTCCATTCTATGAACTTCCTGTAAGTGCGGGCCGTGTACATGAACTTATCGACATGCAGGAACGACCTACAGGGTATATAAATTTACCTGGAATTAATTGTGATGCATTTTTCCCAATTACAGGAGCTTCTTTTGAACCATTTATAAGGGCTGGAGATATAATTGGAATAAACTTTATAGATAAATGGGAGAATTTAGATCCTGATTGTATCTATCTAATTATTACATATGATCAAAGAATGATCAAAAGATTAATGAATCACCCTACAGATAGTACATTATTGATATGCGTATCACCAAACTATAAAGAATTCAATATAGATAAGTTTACAATACGATACATCCATAAGGTCACATTCTGTGGACGTTCTATTTAA
- a CDS encoding NADPH-dependent FMN reductase, producing MKILAIAGSNSEVSMNKQLVTYASTLFENAEVEVIDLNPFEMPIYKHERELANGVPQEAYNFAAKIDGAEVLLVALGEHNGTYSTAFKNVFDWVSRIKDRTVWNEVPMLLMSTSPGGRGGAGVLEAASKRFPFHGGNVVETFSLPFFNDNFDKAAQKISNEEKDNELKEKIKKIAAIESILEK from the coding sequence ATGAAAATCTTAGCAATAGCAGGAAGTAACTCAGAAGTTTCCATGAACAAACAATTGGTAACCTATGCATCAACATTGTTTGAAAATGCAGAAGTGGAAGTAATCGATCTAAATCCTTTCGAAATGCCAATCTATAAGCATGAAAGAGAATTGGCAAACGGTGTTCCGCAGGAAGCTTATAATTTTGCAGCAAAAATCGATGGAGCAGAGGTGTTATTGGTAGCTTTAGGAGAGCATAACGGAACCTATTCCACGGCGTTTAAAAATGTGTTCGACTGGGTGTCAAGAATCAAAGACAGAACCGTATGGAACGAAGTGCCAATGCTACTGATGTCTACATCTCCCGGAGGAAGAGGTGGAGCAGGAGTTTTGGAAGCTGCATCGAAGCGTTTCCCTTTCCATGGAGGAAATGTGGTGGAAACTTTCTCCCTTCCATTCTTCAATGATAACTTTGATAAAGCAGCTCAAAAGATTTCTAACGAAGAGAAAGACAATGAGTTAAAGGAGAAAATAAAAAAGATTGCAGCCATTGAATCTATTCTTGAAAAATAG
- the purM gene encoding phosphoribosylformylglycinamidine cyclo-ligase, with amino-acid sequence MSNTYKSAGVDKEEGYKTVDKIKKAVGETHNSNVLNHLGSFGAFYEIGGYRNPVLVSGTDGVGTKLKVALDTKKYDSIGVDCFAMCANDILCHGAKPLFFLDYLACGKLDSEIAAEIVLGMVEACKDNNCALIGGETAEMPGMYQPGDYDVAGFCVGIVEKDQIIDGSKIKAGNKIIALPSSGFHSNGFSLVRKVFPDFEEEFEGKPLYETLLVPTRLYYKDIHKVLEEIEVSGIAHITGGGLYENVPRIIPEGLCASIDGSKIRIPSVMLELEKRGGVAREEMFGTFNMGVGMVIVVDAEHAEKILHLLDDAYEIGEITEGAEKINLKF; translated from the coding sequence ATGAGCAACACTTACAAATCAGCAGGAGTAGACAAAGAAGAAGGATACAAAACGGTTGACAAGATCAAAAAAGCGGTCGGTGAAACCCACAATTCCAATGTATTGAATCATTTGGGAAGTTTTGGTGCTTTCTATGAAATCGGAGGATACAGGAATCCGGTTCTTGTTTCAGGAACAGATGGAGTAGGGACCAAGCTGAAAGTGGCTTTAGATACTAAGAAATACGATTCTATCGGAGTAGATTGCTTCGCAATGTGTGCCAATGATATTCTGTGCCACGGTGCAAAACCTTTATTCTTTTTAGATTATCTGGCTTGTGGGAAGCTGGATTCTGAAATTGCAGCAGAAATCGTTTTAGGAATGGTGGAAGCCTGTAAGGATAACAACTGTGCATTAATCGGTGGAGAAACTGCTGAAATGCCGGGAATGTACCAGCCGGGAGATTACGATGTGGCAGGATTTTGTGTAGGAATCGTAGAAAAAGACCAGATCATTGACGGTTCCAAAATTAAAGCAGGTAATAAAATTATTGCATTGCCAAGCTCAGGGTTCCACTCAAATGGATTCTCTTTAGTAAGAAAAGTATTCCCGGATTTTGAAGAAGAATTTGAAGGAAAACCTTTATACGAAACCCTTTTAGTGCCTACAAGATTATACTATAAAGATATTCATAAAGTATTGGAAGAAATCGAAGTAAGCGGGATTGCTCACATTACAGGCGGAGGCCTTTATGAAAACGTTCCGAGAATTATTCCTGAAGGACTTTGTGCATCTATTGACGGTTCAAAAATCAGAATACCAAGTGTAATGCTTGAACTGGAAAAAAGAGGTGGAGTAGCCCGCGAAGAAATGTTCGGAACATTCAATATGGGTGTAGGGATGGTGATCGTAGTAGATGCGGAACATGCAGAAAAAATATTACACCTTTTAGATGATGCTTACGAAATCGGGGAAATCACTGAAGGAGCAGAAAAAATCAATTTGAAATTTTAA
- the purN gene encoding phosphoribosylglycinamide formyltransferase: protein MKNIVVLVSGSGTNLQRIIDTIDSGEIQNAKVALVVADRECFGLERAKNHNIENILIPRGKNFSSELAKVIPQDTDLIVLAGFLSILKPEFCENWNGKIINIHPALLPKFGGKGMWGMNVHNAVIEAREAESGATVHFVTPGIDEGEAILQKSFEVTADDTPETLAQKVHQIEYEIFPLAINKVLGN from the coding sequence ATGAAGAACATTGTAGTACTCGTATCCGGTTCAGGAACCAATCTGCAGAGAATCATTGATACTATTGACTCGGGAGAGATCCAGAATGCAAAAGTGGCTTTAGTGGTAGCAGACAGAGAATGTTTCGGATTGGAAAGAGCAAAGAATCATAATATAGAAAACATACTGATTCCAAGAGGAAAGAATTTCAGCAGCGAATTGGCTAAAGTAATTCCACAAGATACAGACCTTATTGTACTGGCAGGATTTTTATCCATTTTGAAACCTGAATTCTGTGAAAACTGGAACGGTAAAATAATTAATATTCATCCGGCATTGCTTCCGAAATTCGGAGGAAAAGGAATGTGGGGAATGAATGTACACAACGCCGTTATTGAAGCCAGGGAAGCAGAAAGTGGGGCAACGGTACATTTTGTGACTCCGGGTATTGATGAGGGAGAAGCTATTCTTCAGAAATCTTTTGAAGTAACTGCTGACGATACTCCTGAAACATTAGCCCAGAAAGTTCATCAGATCGAATATGAAATATTTCCCTTAGCGATCAATAAGGTACTGGGAAACTAA
- the purH gene encoding bifunctional phosphoribosylaminoimidazolecarboxamide formyltransferase/IMP cyclohydrolase produces MSKKRVLISVSDKSGLIEFAQFLEAQNYELISTGGTFKHLKDAGLNPVQIDEITNFPEMLDGRVKTLHPKVHGGLLAVRTNEEHMKTVQEHGIGLIDMVIVNLYPFFENVNKDISLHEKVEFIDIGGPSMLRSAAKNFDSVTVITDVEDYTTVKLEMEQNGDTYIETRKKLAGKVFNLTSAYDAAISRMLLGEEYPTYLNASYKKVSDLRYGENPHQTAAYYVSTFENGAMKDFEQLGGKELSFNNLRDMDLCWKVVNEFKEEMACCAVKHSTPCGVAIGTSALETYQKTFECDPVSIFGGIVAMNYKIDAATAEELNKTFLEIVMAPEFDEEALEILRKKKNLRIIKIVNPVSDKQTWVKVDGGILVQDNDLHFSDDIKVVTEVQPTEAQKKALLFSQRVVKYVKSNAIVVSNGIQAFGIGGGQVNRIWATQQAIERAKEKFSGDLVLASDAFFPFRDVVDFCAQEGIKAIIQPGGSVKDQDSIEAANEHGIPMMFTGVRHFFH; encoded by the coding sequence ATGAGTAAAAAGAGAGTTTTAATCAGTGTTTCTGACAAAAGTGGCTTAATAGAATTCGCACAGTTTTTGGAAGCTCAGAATTATGAGTTGATTTCTACAGGAGGAACGTTCAAACATTTGAAAGACGCTGGTTTAAATCCTGTTCAGATCGATGAAATTACCAATTTCCCTGAAATGTTGGACGGAAGAGTGAAAACCTTGCATCCAAAAGTTCATGGCGGACTTTTAGCAGTCCGTACCAACGAAGAGCACATGAAAACCGTTCAGGAACACGGAATTGGTCTGATTGACATGGTTATCGTAAACCTTTACCCTTTCTTTGAAAATGTGAACAAAGACATTTCTTTACACGAAAAAGTAGAGTTTATTGATATCGGAGGGCCATCAATGCTTCGTTCTGCAGCAAAAAACTTTGATTCTGTAACCGTAATTACTGATGTGGAAGACTATACAACAGTAAAGCTGGAAATGGAGCAAAATGGAGACACTTACATTGAAACCCGTAAAAAGCTTGCAGGAAAAGTATTCAACCTTACTTCTGCTTATGATGCTGCTATTTCAAGAATGCTTTTAGGTGAAGAATATCCAACGTATTTAAATGCTTCATACAAAAAAGTATCTGATCTGAGATACGGTGAAAATCCTCATCAGACTGCAGCTTACTATGTTTCTACTTTCGAGAACGGAGCTATGAAAGACTTTGAACAGCTTGGAGGTAAAGAACTTTCTTTCAACAACCTTCGTGATATGGACCTTTGCTGGAAAGTAGTCAACGAGTTCAAAGAAGAAATGGCCTGTTGCGCTGTAAAACACTCTACACCTTGTGGTGTGGCGATCGGAACTTCCGCATTGGAAACATACCAGAAAACTTTCGAATGCGATCCGGTTTCTATTTTTGGCGGAATTGTTGCTATGAACTATAAGATTGATGCGGCAACAGCTGAAGAACTGAACAAAACTTTCCTTGAAATCGTAATGGCCCCTGAGTTTGATGAAGAGGCCCTGGAAATCTTAAGAAAAAAGAAAAACCTTAGAATTATCAAAATCGTAAACCCTGTTTCAGATAAACAAACCTGGGTAAAGGTTGATGGCGGTATTTTAGTTCAGGACAATGATCTTCATTTCTCTGATGACATTAAGGTAGTTACTGAAGTACAGCCTACAGAAGCACAGAAAAAAGCATTGCTTTTCTCTCAGAGAGTGGTAAAATATGTAAAGTCAAACGCTATTGTTGTTTCCAACGGAATCCAGGCATTCGGAATCGGAGGAGGACAGGTTAACAGAATCTGGGCAACACAACAGGCTATCGAAAGAGCAAAGGAAAAATTCTCCGGAGATCTGGTATTGGCTTCAGATGCGTTTTTCCCTTTCCGTGATGTAGTGGACTTCTGCGCCCAGGAAGGTATCAAGGCAATTATTCAGCCGGGTGGAAGTGTAAAAGATCAGGATAGCATAGAAGCTGCTAATGAGCATGGTATCCCGATGATGTTTACAGGTGTCAGACACTTTTTCCACTAA
- the purD gene encoding phosphoribosylamine--glycine ligase, with translation MRILIIGEGGRESALAAKLQNDPRISKMFFANGNATTDVIGKNVHLSEIKELRDFAIKEKIDLTIVGPEAPLVAGLKDEFKKHDLKVFGPTQKVASLEGSKAFSKKFMQTYDIKTARAVVFDSYNEAVEYVKTQEYPLVIKASGLAGGKGVVICDNLEEAEATIHDFMIRRIYGDAGIRLVIEEYLQGFEASIIAFSNGEKLFPCVAAKDYKKAGNGDTGPNTGGMGSVAPSPEFTQEHYADFEKNILEPTIKGLKAEGFGFKGIIFFGLMVTKNGAYLLEYNMRFGDPETQVLMALMENNLLDVIQDCMEGKDIELKFKDEKAVCLVMCSGGYPRNIETGFEITGEDKLKHSKLLYAGAIRKGDKVVSNGGRVLNIVATGATYEDARKKVYEDAGHVHFDYGFYREDIGKF, from the coding sequence ATGAGAATATTAATCATAGGTGAAGGCGGTAGAGAATCTGCTTTAGCGGCAAAGCTTCAGAATGACCCGAGAATTTCTAAAATGTTTTTTGCCAACGGGAATGCTACTACCGATGTAATAGGGAAAAATGTTCATTTATCAGAAATCAAAGAACTTAGAGATTTCGCTATTAAAGAAAAGATTGATCTTACGATTGTAGGTCCTGAAGCTCCATTGGTAGCTGGTTTAAAGGATGAGTTTAAAAAACACGATCTTAAAGTTTTTGGTCCTACCCAGAAGGTGGCAAGCCTGGAAGGAAGTAAAGCATTCTCTAAGAAATTTATGCAGACCTATGATATCAAAACAGCCAGGGCTGTAGTATTTGATTCATATAATGAAGCGGTAGAATATGTAAAAACACAGGAGTATCCTTTAGTAATCAAGGCAAGTGGTTTAGCAGGCGGAAAAGGAGTTGTTATCTGTGACAACCTTGAAGAAGCTGAAGCAACGATCCATGATTTCATGATCAGAAGAATCTATGGTGATGCCGGAATCCGTTTAGTTATCGAAGAATATTTACAAGGTTTTGAAGCTTCTATCATCGCTTTCTCTAATGGTGAAAAACTTTTCCCTTGTGTAGCTGCAAAAGATTATAAAAAAGCCGGAAACGGAGATACAGGACCTAATACAGGAGGTATGGGTTCCGTAGCACCAAGCCCGGAATTTACTCAGGAGCACTATGCAGATTTCGAGAAAAACATCCTGGAACCTACCATTAAAGGTCTTAAGGCTGAAGGTTTCGGATTTAAAGGAATCATCTTCTTCGGATTGATGGTAACGAAAAACGGTGCTTACCTTCTTGAATATAACATGAGATTCGGAGATCCTGAAACTCAGGTATTGATGGCACTGATGGAAAACAACCTTCTGGATGTGATCCAGGATTGTATGGAAGGAAAGGATATCGAACTTAAGTTCAAAGACGAAAAAGCAGTGTGCCTGGTAATGTGCTCAGGAGGTTATCCGAGAAACATTGAAACAGGTTTCGAAATTACAGGAGAAGACAAATTAAAGCACAGTAAATTATTATATGCCGGTGCGATCAGAAAAGGAGATAAAGTAGTTTCCAATGGCGGTAGAGTACTGAACATTGTGGCTACAGGAGCTACCTATGAAGATGCCCGCAAAAAGGTTTACGAAGACGCAGGGCACGTACATTTCGATTACGGCTTCTACAGAGAAGACATCGGAAAGTTTTAA
- the guaA gene encoding glutamine-hydrolyzing GMP synthase, with the protein MNNGIIILDFGSQYNQLIGRRIREMGVYSEILPYNTPLQDILAKQPKGIILSGGPSSVNAENAHLVEKELYEQEVPVLGICYGMQMTAHLLGGKVNKGEKGEYGKANLEIVKESSLLKGVTQNSVVWMSHFDEVGALPAGFELNAKSGVIASISNEDKKIFCVQFHPEVSHTEEGGKMLENFVFGICNAEKNWKLTNYIDRTVEEIREKVGNNKVILGLSGGVDSSVAAVLIHKAIGDQLTCIFVDTGLLRKDEGKKVMDQYGEHFHMNIKMVDAKERFLSKLAGVDDPEAKRKIIGNEFIHVFDEESHKIEGAKFLAQGTIYPDVIESQSVNGPSAVIKSHHNVGGLPEDMEFELLEPLRELFKDEVRKVGEELGIPHHLVYRHPFPGPGLGIRVLGAVDAEKVRILQEADDIFIEELYKNDLYEKVSQAFVVLLPVKSVGVMGDERTYEYTAVVRSANTIDFMTATWSRLPYEFLDTVSSRIINEVRGINRVAYDISSKPPATIEWE; encoded by the coding sequence ATGAACAACGGTATTATTATTTTAGATTTCGGATCCCAGTACAACCAGCTTATCGGAAGAAGAATCCGTGAGATGGGCGTATACTCTGAAATCTTGCCTTACAATACACCATTACAAGATATTTTAGCAAAACAACCCAAAGGAATCATCCTTTCCGGTGGACCAAGTTCTGTAAATGCAGAAAATGCCCACCTGGTTGAAAAAGAATTATATGAGCAGGAAGTTCCTGTGTTGGGAATCTGCTATGGAATGCAGATGACGGCTCATCTTTTAGGAGGAAAAGTAAATAAAGGAGAAAAAGGAGAATACGGTAAAGCCAATCTTGAAATTGTTAAAGAAAGCTCTTTGTTAAAAGGAGTAACTCAGAACTCCGTCGTTTGGATGAGCCATTTTGACGAAGTAGGAGCGTTGCCTGCAGGTTTTGAATTAAATGCAAAATCAGGTGTAATAGCTTCCATCTCTAACGAAGACAAAAAAATCTTCTGTGTTCAGTTCCATCCGGAAGTTTCTCATACAGAAGAAGGAGGGAAAATGCTTGAAAATTTCGTTTTCGGAATCTGTAATGCAGAGAAAAACTGGAAACTGACCAACTATATTGACAGAACGGTTGAAGAGATCCGTGAGAAAGTAGGGAATAATAAAGTAATCCTTGGACTTTCCGGAGGTGTGGATTCTTCTGTAGCGGCTGTTTTGATCCATAAAGCTATCGGTGATCAGTTGACTTGTATCTTCGTAGATACGGGATTATTAAGAAAAGATGAAGGCAAGAAAGTAATGGATCAATATGGAGAACATTTCCACATGAACATTAAAATGGTAGACGCCAAAGAAAGGTTCCTTTCCAAATTAGCCGGAGTAGATGATCCTGAAGCGAAAAGAAAAATCATCGGAAACGAGTTTATCCATGTGTTTGATGAAGAATCCCACAAAATTGAAGGCGCTAAATTCTTAGCTCAGGGAACCATTTATCCTGACGTGATTGAAAGTCAGTCTGTAAACGGACCATCTGCAGTGATCAAGTCCCATCACAACGTTGGAGGGCTTCCTGAAGATATGGAATTCGAATTACTGGAGCCATTAAGAGAGCTTTTCAAGGATGAAGTAAGAAAAGTAGGAGAAGAATTGGGAATCCCTCATCACCTGGTATACAGACACCCTTTCCCTGGCCCTGGATTAGGAATCAGAGTATTGGGTGCTGTAGATGCGGAAAAAGTGAGAATCCTGCAGGAAGCTGATGATATCTTCATCGAAGAGTTATACAAAAACGATCTTTATGAGAAAGTATCACAGGCATTCGTAGTATTACTTCCGGTAAAATCTGTAGGAGTAATGGGAGATGAAAGAACTTACGAGTATACAGCTGTAGTGCGTTCTGCTAATACAATCGACTTTATGACGGCAACGTGGAGCAGACTTCCTTACGAGTTCTTAGATACTGTTTCCAGCAGAATCATCAACGAAGTAAGAGGAATCAACAGAGTAGCTTACGATATTTCAAGCAAACCGCCTGCAACCATTGAGTGGGAATAG
- a CDS encoding nuclear transport factor 2 family protein encodes MTPKEVLKKWIDSFNAADAACIAELYAEDAVNHQVSNEPVVGKTAIYEMFANEFATAKMVCIVENIFEDGEWAIMEWKDPLGLRGCGFFHVKNDKIIFQRGYWDKLSFLKLHNLPIE; translated from the coding sequence ATGACACCTAAAGAAGTTTTGAAAAAATGGATAGATAGCTTTAATGCGGCTGACGCGGCTTGTATTGCAGAATTATATGCAGAAGATGCAGTAAACCATCAAGTTTCAAATGAGCCAGTAGTGGGTAAAACTGCTATTTACGAAATGTTTGCAAATGAATTTGCAACAGCTAAAATGGTTTGCATCGTAGAAAATATTTTTGAAGATGGGGAATGGGCTATAATGGAATGGAAGGACCCTCTTGGACTTCGCGGATGTGGATTTTTTCATGTAAAAAACGATAAAATCATATTCCAGAGAGGATACTGGGATAAACTCTCATTTTTAAAGCTACATAATCTCCCTATTGAATAA